From one Catenuloplanes nepalensis genomic stretch:
- a CDS encoding NACHT domain-containing protein — MILVAAGVVLATAVGLAQNLLSSVVPDSWIARHTTLLAMSVLGLTAAAAAVGVSLDLAGAHRPSTLHPGHDELLAEVRRNLLDELTRAEAAVGLGNGVPLSVRWSNSMPDLHSDWREICGPGNRVRVIRLDGRFDDIARTYLKVPSRRLVILGRAGSGKSVVAMRLARSLLESRRGPSIVPILLRAQHWPEGTDLRGWLTQELLRRTHASDPAWARALAASRNLVLILDGFDEMARRHQADILAGLTSATCLVLVSREDEYREACREHGVLPSSAAITLHDLEPPEAVAFLRSRARRRATGNGEVRTAWDDFPNTGGMLRTPLIVAMADVVYNAPDRKPAELKDRDRFPTTEAVEEYLLGALLERGYLPHGSRRSRRDPGWVSRWTAAEGRYWHERLAVLLVTGRRETISPWHLSVHHDSPQFVSGAPIIAAVMTPVVITGGVDATPLFVGFAALVFGVFYTSRNDGGDISLRALFRRDRPPRVPDPGRQTRNRLYRSVALGLSIGFVVAAALFLSISGPKALLSLAVTWAQMTLLAVLVASAATLRSGLAVQRGPAGGFRPSIRRMRRVSVTETLIFTLTVAIPVAAFSLAGADTGDRRQVAGNAALVFTSMFVVWQQTTWGRWITARLFLTVRGDIPPRLFTFWRDADRVGVLRQDGDAYVFRHHLLLEHCAASALSDLPARRVEDGDLRSLIYMRAVHRRTTWALDGLAEIVAERRQAHGEWHHKTFGARLELAMSRFSVDRSGAAAEEIRRIIADADDHLPPSKDVSNANFWAFAANALYTIGDTDAAASRYILAAHLLATLKIRGIPAGSLFRDEAEYFLRAARVLEEAESPVQAAKEN, encoded by the coding sequence GTGATCCTGGTGGCCGCAGGCGTTGTGCTCGCCACCGCAGTCGGCCTGGCACAGAACCTTTTGTCCTCCGTGGTGCCGGACAGTTGGATCGCCAGGCACACCACGCTGCTCGCGATGAGTGTGCTCGGCCTGACCGCCGCTGCGGCCGCCGTCGGAGTTTCTCTGGATCTTGCGGGTGCTCACCGGCCTAGCACCCTCCATCCGGGACACGATGAGCTGCTGGCGGAGGTGCGGCGGAACCTGCTGGACGAACTGACCCGTGCCGAAGCCGCTGTCGGGCTCGGCAATGGCGTGCCGCTCAGCGTCCGGTGGAGCAACTCCATGCCGGATCTGCACAGCGACTGGAGGGAGATCTGTGGACCGGGTAACAGGGTCCGCGTCATCCGCCTGGACGGCCGCTTCGACGACATTGCACGGACATACCTGAAGGTCCCGTCGCGTCGACTGGTCATCCTCGGGAGAGCCGGGTCGGGCAAGTCCGTGGTCGCGATGCGGTTGGCGCGATCATTGCTCGAGAGCCGACGCGGTCCGAGCATCGTTCCGATTCTACTTCGTGCGCAGCACTGGCCCGAGGGAACCGACCTGCGCGGCTGGCTGACGCAGGAGTTGCTGAGACGGACGCACGCCTCCGATCCGGCCTGGGCGCGCGCGCTCGCTGCCTCACGGAATCTGGTGCTCATCCTCGACGGGTTCGACGAGATGGCGCGCAGACATCAAGCGGATATCCTCGCCGGCCTGACGAGCGCGACATGCCTGGTTCTGGTGAGCCGGGAGGACGAGTACCGCGAAGCCTGCCGCGAGCACGGTGTCCTGCCGTCGAGCGCCGCCATTACGCTGCACGACCTCGAACCGCCCGAGGCGGTCGCGTTCCTGCGTTCGCGGGCCCGCCGTCGCGCCACCGGTAACGGTGAGGTGCGGACCGCGTGGGACGATTTCCCGAACACCGGCGGAATGTTGCGAACTCCATTGATCGTGGCGATGGCCGACGTGGTCTACAACGCCCCGGACCGCAAACCTGCCGAACTCAAGGACCGCGATCGATTCCCGACTACCGAAGCGGTCGAAGAATACCTGCTGGGCGCGTTGCTTGAGCGCGGGTACCTTCCGCACGGTAGCCGGAGATCGCGGCGGGATCCGGGATGGGTCAGCCGCTGGACTGCGGCGGAGGGCCGATACTGGCACGAGCGGCTCGCCGTGCTGCTCGTGACCGGCAGACGGGAGACCATCTCACCGTGGCACCTGTCCGTGCACCACGACTCGCCCCAGTTTGTGTCCGGCGCGCCGATCATCGCCGCGGTGATGACGCCGGTCGTCATCACGGGTGGCGTGGATGCCACCCCGCTCTTCGTCGGTTTCGCGGCGCTTGTCTTCGGAGTGTTCTATACGTCGAGGAACGACGGGGGTGACATCTCTCTGAGGGCACTCTTCCGGCGAGACCGCCCTCCACGTGTTCCGGACCCCGGACGCCAGACCAGGAATCGACTGTATCGCAGCGTCGCGCTGGGCCTGAGCATTGGCTTCGTAGTCGCTGCCGCGCTCTTCCTGTCAATATCCGGCCCCAAGGCGCTCCTGTCACTCGCGGTCACGTGGGCGCAGATGACGCTTCTTGCCGTGCTGGTCGCGTCGGCAGCCACCCTCCGGTCCGGCCTGGCCGTCCAACGCGGCCCGGCCGGCGGCTTTCGGCCCTCGATACGGCGGATGAGACGCGTGTCCGTGACGGAGACGCTGATATTCACGCTCACGGTCGCGATACCCGTCGCCGCGTTTTCCCTGGCCGGAGCGGATACGGGCGACAGACGTCAGGTAGCTGGCAACGCAGCCCTGGTGTTCACGTCGATGTTCGTGGTCTGGCAGCAGACTACGTGGGGTCGGTGGATCACCGCCCGCCTGTTCCTGACGGTGCGAGGCGACATACCGCCCCGGCTGTTCACGTTCTGGCGGGATGCGGACCGCGTCGGTGTTCTGCGGCAGGACGGGGACGCCTATGTATTCCGGCACCATCTGCTTCTCGAGCACTGTGCGGCATCGGCGCTGTCCGATCTGCCCGCTCGCCGAGTCGAAGACGGGGATCTGCGCAGTCTGATCTATATGCGTGCCGTTCATCGCCGAACCACGTGGGCCCTCGACGGTCTTGCCGAGATCGTCGCCGAGAGGAGACAGGCACACGGTGAATGGCACCACAAGACGTTCGGGGCGCGGCTGGAGCTCGCCATGTCCCGATTCTCCGTGGACAGGAGCGGGGCCGCCGCAGAGGAGATCAGACGCATAATCGCGGACGCAGACGACCACCTTCCACCTTCGAAGGATGTCTCGAACGCGAACTTCTGGGCCTTTGCGGCCAACGCCCTGTATACGATCGGCGACACCGACGCTGCGGCGTCCCGTTATATTCTCGCGGCCCACCTCCTAGCGACGTTGAAAATCAGAGGAATTCCCGCGGGATCCCTCTTCCGCGATGAGGCCGAATACTTTCTGCGAGCGGCGAGAGTCCTGGAAGAGGCGGAGTCACCGGTCCAGGCCGCGAAGGAGAACTAG
- a CDS encoding SDR family oxidoreductase, producing the protein MQIKGATALVTGANRGIGRHLAAQLVGRGAKVYAAARRPETVDFDGVVPIALDITDTAAVETAARTAGDVDLLVNNTGINTFTPLLGDLDRIHADMNTNLWGTLSMVRGFAPVLAANGGGAVVTIASGTSWMAMPDAGTDAVSKAAVWNMSNGLRWELAGQGTSVISVHLGCADTGMGDGPLEKGDPPDVARATLDGIERDDWEVIVDDQAALVKEWLSKDPKAVYALVSQLIGA; encoded by the coding sequence ATGCAGATCAAGGGAGCCACCGCGCTCGTCACCGGAGCCAACCGCGGCATCGGCCGCCACCTCGCCGCCCAGCTCGTCGGGCGCGGCGCGAAGGTCTATGCGGCGGCCCGCCGGCCCGAGACCGTCGACTTCGACGGAGTCGTGCCGATCGCGCTCGACATCACGGACACCGCTGCGGTCGAGACCGCCGCCCGTACCGCCGGCGATGTTGATTTGTTGGTCAACAACACCGGGATCAACACCTTCACGCCGCTGCTCGGCGACCTCGACCGCATCCATGCGGACATGAACACGAACTTGTGGGGGACGCTCTCGATGGTGCGGGGCTTCGCGCCCGTCCTGGCCGCCAACGGCGGCGGGGCGGTCGTCACCATCGCCTCCGGGACATCCTGGATGGCGATGCCCGACGCGGGCACGGACGCCGTCAGCAAGGCGGCGGTCTGGAACATGAGCAACGGCCTGCGCTGGGAACTCGCCGGCCAGGGCACGTCGGTCATCTCGGTCCATCTGGGCTGCGCCGACACCGGCATGGGCGACGGCCCGCTGGAGAAGGGCGACCCGCCCGACGTGGCTCGCGCAACGCTCGACGGCATCGAACGCGACGACTGGGAGGTCATCGTCGACGACCAGGCGGCGCTGGTCAAGGAGTGGCTCTCCAAGGACCCGAAGGCCGTCTACGCCCTGGTGTCTCAGCTCATCGGCGCTTGA
- the rnhA gene encoding ribonuclease HI — MTVVEIFTDGACRGNPGPGGWGALLRYGAHERELCGGEAGETTNNRMELMAPISALETLTRPAEVHIHTDSTYVRNGITSWIKGWKRNGWQTKDKKPVKNADLWQRLDEACKRHTIEWHWVKGHAGHVENERADRLAAKGLEEAVANDHRADPAPARAGAELF; from the coding sequence ATGACGGTGGTGGAGATCTTTACCGACGGCGCCTGCCGCGGGAACCCCGGGCCGGGCGGCTGGGGTGCGCTGCTGCGGTACGGCGCTCACGAGCGTGAGCTGTGCGGCGGCGAGGCGGGGGAGACCACCAACAACCGGATGGAGCTGATGGCGCCGATCTCCGCTCTGGAGACGCTGACCCGCCCGGCCGAGGTGCACATCCACACGGACAGCACCTACGTCCGCAACGGCATCACCAGCTGGATCAAGGGCTGGAAACGCAACGGCTGGCAGACGAAGGACAAGAAGCCGGTCAAGAACGCGGACCTGTGGCAGCGCCTCGACGAGGCCTGCAAACGCCACACGATCGAGTGGCACTGGGTCAAGGGCCACGCCGGCCACGTGGAGAACGAGCGCGCCGACCGCCTCGCGGCCAAGGGCCTGGAGGAGGCGGTCGCCAACGACCACCGGGCCGACCCGGCTCCCGCGCGGGCCGGGGCCGAGCTGTTCTAG
- a CDS encoding formylglycine-generating enzyme family protein, which yields MWERTDTGFWRHAPSGVLFREVPAGTFRMGLSEAEEATLAGLEFEEGGLTAEDLRQMRPVREVRVDAFLMAWHPLTVAQVRHWLPDYDDEYAGDDDHRVARLEWPDELLEALPFRLPTEAEWEYAARAGTTTLWHRGDMRPGEDAVLDSFGDPAVTTASENPFGLAAMGATGDLCADVYVDGYADAPTDARPRHAEDAERVVRGGAADLYPWQGVDEWLMLLPTTRYEFGEFASIRPVAPLP from the coding sequence ATGTGGGAGAGGACTGACACCGGCTTCTGGCGGCATGCCCCGTCCGGCGTGCTGTTCCGCGAGGTGCCGGCCGGCACGTTCCGGATGGGCCTGTCCGAGGCGGAGGAGGCGACACTGGCCGGCCTCGAGTTCGAAGAGGGCGGCCTGACGGCCGAAGATCTGAGGCAGATGCGGCCGGTACGCGAGGTGCGCGTCGACGCTTTCCTGATGGCGTGGCACCCGCTCACGGTCGCGCAGGTGCGGCACTGGCTGCCGGATTACGACGATGAGTACGCGGGCGACGACGACCACCGGGTCGCGCGCCTGGAGTGGCCGGACGAGCTGCTGGAGGCGCTGCCGTTCCGGCTGCCGACCGAGGCCGAGTGGGAGTATGCGGCGCGCGCCGGCACCACCACGCTGTGGCATCGCGGCGACATGCGGCCCGGCGAGGACGCGGTGCTGGACTCCTTCGGCGACCCGGCGGTGACCACCGCGTCGGAGAATCCGTTCGGCCTGGCCGCGATGGGCGCGACGGGGGACCTGTGCGCCGATGTGTATGTCGACGGTTACGCGGACGCCCCCACCGACGCCCGCCCACGCCACGCCGAGGACGCGGAGCGCGTGGTCCGCGGCGGCGCGGCGGACCTGTACCCGTGGCAGGGCGTCGACGAGTGGCTGATGCTGCTGCCGACGACCCGCTACGAGTTCGGCGAGTTCGCCTCCATCAGGCCCGTCGCACCCCTGCCGTAG
- a CDS encoding vWA domain-containing protein, translating into MSVPTQPDPAGAAVPGPPSASENRRQVLYWRLLARLFDPEEQATLESASVAIVDDLGLPALLLEPSVSIDNVVQRYPHLEAEIDGLMTPDDDGRDREVRRAALVSKLLLNVFATGGGNVTAEQLARWQSDAGWFERALGCEPGALRGRAAATGAGGDGGPGSGFPGGTAAGNTPGSGFNVNLGPALAAIEADLIKRMRLREVLADPRLAKKLTPSMSLIEQLLRDKDNLDGVALANAKALIKRFVDEVAQVLRTQVAQASTGTIDRSIPPKRVFRNLDIDRTIWKNLPNWSPEDERLYVDRLYYKQTAKRVEPARLVVVVDQSGSMVDAMVNCTILASIFAGLPKVDVHLIAYDTRALDLTTWVHDPFEVLLRTQLGGGTDGTAALELTRPKIVDPRNTVVVWISDFYEWREQECWDGFSAIHRSGARFIPVGSVSSGGQQSVNPWFRQRFKDQGTPVLSGRIKKLVHELKNFLV; encoded by the coding sequence ATGAGCGTCCCCACCCAGCCCGATCCGGCCGGCGCGGCCGTGCCAGGGCCGCCCTCGGCGTCCGAGAACCGGCGTCAGGTCCTCTACTGGCGCCTCCTCGCCCGGCTGTTCGACCCGGAGGAGCAGGCCACCCTCGAGTCCGCGAGCGTGGCGATCGTCGACGACCTCGGCCTGCCCGCGCTGCTGCTCGAACCGTCCGTCTCGATCGACAACGTGGTGCAGCGCTACCCGCACCTGGAGGCCGAGATCGACGGACTGATGACGCCGGACGACGACGGCCGCGACCGCGAGGTCCGCCGCGCCGCGCTGGTGTCGAAGCTGCTGCTCAACGTGTTCGCGACCGGCGGCGGCAACGTCACGGCGGAGCAGCTGGCCCGCTGGCAGTCCGACGCTGGCTGGTTCGAGCGGGCACTCGGCTGCGAGCCGGGCGCGCTGCGCGGCCGGGCCGCGGCGACCGGGGCGGGCGGCGACGGCGGGCCCGGCAGCGGCTTCCCCGGCGGCACGGCGGCCGGAAACACGCCCGGCAGCGGCTTTAACGTCAACCTCGGCCCGGCGCTGGCCGCCATCGAAGCTGACCTGATCAAGCGGATGCGGCTGCGCGAGGTGCTCGCCGACCCGCGGCTGGCGAAGAAGCTCACGCCGAGCATGTCGCTGATCGAGCAACTGCTGCGCGACAAGGACAACCTCGACGGCGTGGCGCTGGCGAACGCGAAGGCGCTGATCAAGCGGTTCGTCGACGAGGTCGCGCAGGTGTTGCGCACGCAGGTCGCGCAGGCCAGCACGGGCACGATCGACCGGTCGATCCCGCCGAAGCGGGTGTTCCGCAACCTGGACATCGACCGGACGATCTGGAAGAACCTGCCGAACTGGAGCCCGGAGGACGAGCGTCTCTACGTCGACCGGCTCTACTACAAGCAGACCGCCAAGCGCGTCGAGCCGGCCCGGCTGGTCGTGGTGGTCGACCAGTCCGGCTCGATGGTCGACGCGATGGTCAACTGCACCATCCTCGCCTCGATCTTCGCGGGCCTGCCCAAGGTCGACGTGCATCTCATCGCGTACGACACGCGCGCGCTGGACCTGACCACGTGGGTGCACGACCCGTTCGAGGTGCTGCTGCGCACCCAGCTCGGCGGCGGCACGGACGGCACGGCCGCGCTGGAGCTGACCCGCCCGAAGATCGTCGACCCGCGCAACACCGTGGTCGTCTGGATCTCCGACTTCTACGAGTGGCGCGAGCAGGAGTGCTGGGACGGGTTCTCCGCGATCCACCGGTCCGGCGCCCGGTTCATCCCGGTCGGGTCGGTGAGCAGCGGCGGCCAGCAGTCCGTCAACCCGTGGTTCCGGCAGCGGTTCAAGGATCAGGGCACCCCGGTGCTCTCCGGCCGGATCAAGAAGCTCGTCCACGAGCTCAAGAACTTCCTCGTTTAA
- a CDS encoding ATP-binding protein gives MSNELLRAPAEAKYADELDWLESIDDGPKPFSWRLSPKMVRLFILGSERADGLDREIAQKWFGDRSFVERAIVTLASDRGLLLIGDPGTGKSWLAELLSAAISRNSTLVVQGTAGTTEDHIKYSWNVSMVIAKGQSRQSMIPSPIMTAMEGGVIGRFEELTRSTSDVQDALISILSEKYVSIPELDEDNIVFAKPGFSIIATANSRDRGVNDLSSALKRRFNFVRIPVVTNKKSEAEIVRFRTEELLRRHNIELEVPPTLLDVLLQSFADLRAAASSATSDDERLESALSTAEQIGVLEDAILHSNFFGAASLTSATLASSLVGSLARRSPEDLAILNKYWHGVIEPRSKDAGGEWTGFLEGGRQAIATLS, from the coding sequence ATGAGCAACGAGCTGCTGCGCGCCCCGGCCGAGGCGAAGTACGCCGACGAGCTGGACTGGCTGGAGTCGATCGACGACGGCCCGAAGCCGTTCTCCTGGCGGCTGAGCCCTAAGATGGTGCGCCTGTTCATCCTCGGATCCGAGCGCGCCGACGGCCTGGACCGGGAGATCGCGCAGAAGTGGTTCGGCGACCGCAGCTTCGTCGAGCGCGCGATCGTCACGCTCGCGTCCGACCGCGGGCTGCTGCTGATCGGCGACCCGGGCACCGGCAAGAGCTGGCTGGCCGAGCTGCTCTCCGCCGCGATCAGCCGCAACTCGACGCTGGTCGTGCAGGGCACCGCGGGCACCACCGAGGACCACATCAAATATTCGTGGAACGTCTCGATGGTGATCGCGAAGGGCCAGTCCCGGCAGTCGATGATCCCGTCGCCGATCATGACCGCGATGGAGGGCGGCGTGATCGGCCGGTTCGAGGAGCTGACCCGCTCGACCAGCGACGTGCAGGACGCGCTGATCTCGATCCTGTCCGAGAAGTACGTGTCGATTCCGGAGCTGGACGAGGACAACATCGTCTTCGCCAAGCCCGGCTTCTCCATCATCGCGACCGCGAACAGCCGGGACCGGGGCGTCAACGACCTGTCGTCCGCGCTCAAGCGGCGCTTCAACTTCGTGCGCATCCCGGTGGTGACGAACAAGAAGAGCGAGGCGGAGATCGTCCGGTTCCGCACCGAGGAACTGCTGCGCCGGCACAACATCGAGCTGGAGGTCCCGCCGACGCTGCTGGACGTGCTGCTGCAGTCGTTCGCCGACCTGCGCGCCGCCGCGTCGTCCGCGACCAGCGACGACGAGCGCCTGGAGTCCGCGCTGTCCACGGCCGAGCAGATCGGCGTGCTGGAGGACGCGATCCTGCACAGCAACTTCTTCGGCGCCGCGTCGCTGACCTCGGCGACGCTCGCGTCCTCGCTGGTCGGCTCCCTCGCCCGGCGCAGCCCGGAGGACCTGGCGATCCTGAACAAGTACTGGCACGGCGTGATCGAGCCGCGCAGCAAGGACGCGGGCGGCGAGTGGACCGGCTTCCTGGAGGGCGGTCGTCAGGCGATCGCCACCCTGTCGTGA
- a CDS encoding DUF5682 family protein, protein MSGPFDALRTQLLGAAETLSDGPATLPDILSGIVDDVDHALREPLEIFPVCHHSPASALAMVRRLREKQPKVIYLELCEDMAPLLTELRNCRLPVALQSFASELDGFPKESAPLSVIAPITEASAEYQAISYALETPGVELVLVDRSTDHVFQWQPDASGDHEQPQEAEDDLHGDAVGVEIGDLRPRFAELEEHLLHHGRVRHWSEWWDQYVEQPLAGADYDTYRQVMVLIGSLFRRLAPAGTRRFASDEDRERFMWTRIREHLAASGIDRADGLYVCGAFHAASRLAEVGSEPGTPDFDITPRTATKWLYGLIPSSHSAIEAQFGLAPGSVSIAAATWQKNLGRSRLKPFQLAGQKGRKPAKLPVPISDDGPVEDQLTGYLSGPPALDGLDEEELRSWCVDIVRLARRNGYLASTADAIAVFETSILLAGMRGRARPTPYDFQDAAVTCIEKDTVPGRRDVRRLCEILLGGDRIGQVGYDALPPLARDVYDRLAPLGLNLEQRSIQRALLDLAARPELAAASQLLWMLRYLLPDHAVRPIMGSRKLGEKHIQESWDLDLGRHQRTIIELGYEGVTVEQVLEQRLRRAAWDPKATAATALKAVEDSLLFLDSPRLTDELGQRAVELLAAERTVDEAPAVLRRIRRLLAHYRATTPTLPAWSESFVRTGYAHYCTLLPTAFVADDTGVRQVGAMLGFLFSMESLALSLGCDRAQLELAVRQSHPEAPAKIALLWAALHQLGVLTMADLRSRVDDLLGNPLVVPAFPQYVAGFIQSLESVPRLAPFVVETLSKAFARLPDPVLLPWLPTLIMTLKDQAAELVPLLTREAGRTFPGTLPAVDSWVAPWNAPPRKPRTAAAVSTGASRGPAGLLLAAQPDTADAVASLLGCDGEWAPPPAGPDGAPPPSLLTTHPDTAEAVALLLT, encoded by the coding sequence GTGAGCGGGCCGTTCGATGCCCTCCGGACGCAGCTGCTCGGCGCCGCCGAAACCCTCTCGGACGGCCCGGCCACGCTGCCGGACATCCTCAGCGGAATCGTCGACGACGTGGATCACGCTCTCCGTGAGCCGCTCGAGATCTTCCCGGTCTGTCACCACTCCCCGGCCTCCGCGCTGGCGATGGTGCGCCGCCTCCGGGAGAAACAGCCGAAGGTGATCTACCTGGAGCTGTGCGAGGACATGGCGCCGTTGCTGACCGAGCTGCGCAACTGCCGGCTGCCGGTGGCGCTGCAGTCGTTCGCGTCCGAGTTGGACGGGTTCCCGAAGGAGTCCGCGCCGCTCTCGGTGATCGCGCCGATCACCGAGGCGTCGGCGGAGTACCAGGCGATCTCGTACGCGCTGGAGACGCCCGGCGTGGAGCTGGTGCTGGTCGACCGCTCCACCGACCACGTGTTCCAGTGGCAGCCGGACGCTTCGGGGGACCACGAGCAGCCGCAGGAGGCGGAGGACGACCTGCACGGCGACGCGGTCGGCGTGGAAATCGGCGATCTGCGGCCCCGGTTCGCGGAGCTGGAGGAGCACCTGCTGCATCACGGCCGGGTGCGGCACTGGTCGGAATGGTGGGACCAGTATGTCGAGCAGCCCCTCGCGGGCGCGGACTACGACACGTACCGGCAGGTCATGGTCTTGATCGGCTCTTTGTTCCGGCGGCTGGCCCCGGCCGGCACCCGGCGGTTCGCCTCCGACGAGGACCGCGAGCGCTTCATGTGGACGCGGATCCGCGAGCATCTGGCGGCCTCCGGGATCGACCGGGCCGACGGGCTCTACGTCTGCGGCGCGTTCCACGCGGCCAGCCGGCTCGCCGAGGTGGGGTCGGAGCCGGGCACGCCCGACTTCGACATCACGCCGCGGACCGCGACGAAGTGGCTCTACGGTCTGATCCCGAGCAGCCACTCCGCGATCGAGGCGCAGTTCGGGCTCGCGCCCGGCTCCGTCTCGATCGCGGCCGCGACCTGGCAGAAGAACCTCGGCCGGTCGCGTCTCAAGCCGTTCCAGCTCGCCGGGCAGAAGGGCAGGAAGCCCGCGAAACTGCCCGTGCCGATCTCGGACGACGGGCCGGTCGAGGACCAGCTCACCGGCTACCTCTCCGGCCCGCCCGCGCTCGACGGGTTGGACGAGGAGGAGCTGCGCAGCTGGTGCGTGGACATCGTCCGGCTGGCCCGCCGCAACGGCTACCTCGCCAGCACCGCGGACGCGATCGCGGTCTTCGAGACGTCGATCCTGCTCGCGGGCATGCGCGGGCGGGCGCGGCCGACGCCGTACGACTTCCAGGACGCCGCGGTCACCTGCATCGAGAAGGACACCGTGCCGGGCCGCCGCGACGTGCGGCGGCTCTGCGAGATCCTGCTCGGCGGGGACCGGATCGGCCAGGTCGGCTACGACGCGCTGCCACCGCTGGCCCGCGACGTCTACGACCGGCTGGCCCCGCTCGGCCTCAACCTCGAGCAGCGCAGCATCCAGCGCGCGCTGCTCGATCTGGCCGCCAGGCCCGAGCTGGCCGCCGCCTCCCAGTTGCTGTGGATGCTGCGCTACCTGCTCCCCGACCACGCGGTCCGCCCGATCATGGGCTCGCGCAAGCTCGGCGAGAAGCACATCCAGGAGAGCTGGGACCTCGACCTGGGCCGCCACCAGCGAACCATCATCGAGCTCGGCTACGAGGGCGTCACCGTCGAACAGGTCCTGGAACAGCGCCTGCGCCGCGCCGCCTGGGACCCGAAGGCGACCGCCGCCACCGCGCTCAAGGCCGTCGAGGACTCGCTGCTGTTCCTGGACAGCCCGCGCCTCACCGACGAGCTGGGGCAGCGCGCGGTCGAGCTGCTGGCCGCGGAACGCACGGTCGACGAGGCACCGGCCGTGCTGCGCCGCATCCGGCGGCTGCTCGCGCACTACCGGGCCACCACGCCGACGCTGCCGGCCTGGTCGGAGTCGTTCGTCCGAACCGGCTACGCGCACTACTGCACGCTGCTGCCGACCGCGTTCGTCGCGGACGACACCGGCGTCCGGCAGGTCGGCGCCATGCTGGGCTTCCTGTTCAGCATGGAGAGCCTCGCGCTGTCGCTCGGCTGCGACCGGGCCCAGCTGGAACTGGCCGTCCGCCAGTCCCACCCGGAGGCGCCGGCGAAGATCGCGCTGCTCTGGGCCGCGCTGCACCAGCTCGGCGTGCTGACCATGGCCGACCTGCGGTCCCGGGTCGACGACCTGCTCGGCAACCCGCTGGTGGTGCCCGCGTTCCCGCAGTACGTGGCCGGTTTCATCCAGTCGCTGGAGTCGGTGCCGCGGCTGGCCCCGTTCGTGGTCGAGACCCTATCGAAGGCGTTCGCCCGCCTCCCTGACCCGGTCCTGCTCCCCTGGCTCCCCACGCTCATCATGACGCTCAAGGACCAGGCCGCCGAGCTGGTGCCGCTGCTCACCCGCGAGGCCGGCCGCACCTTCCCCGGCACGCTCCCCGCGGTCGACTCCTGGGTCGCCCCGTGGAACGCGCCACCCCGCAAGCCGCGCACGGCCGCGGCCGTCAGCACCGGCGCCAGCCGCGGCCCGGCCGGTCTGCTGCTCGCGGCCCAGCCGGACACGGCCGACGCGGTCGCCTCGCTCCTCGGTTGCGACGGCGAGTGGGCACCGCCACCGGCCGGCCCGGACGGCGCCCCGCCGCCCTCGCTGCTCACCACGCACCCGGACACGGCGGAGGCGGTGGCGCTGCTGCTGACCTGA
- a CDS encoding M55 family metallopeptidase: protein MRILISVDMEGISGIVHQAELLPGQYDYERGRALMTAEVNAVIDGVFDADPEADVLVADAHGPFRSILPEELDRRGRLVRGRPRPLGMMEGLDDRTAAVMFVGYHARSGDGPAVLAHTMSGAVLDVRLNGRSVGEIGMNAALAGQHGAPVALIAGDGMACAELHDLSPSSVTVPVKEAIGQLAALTLHPAVARERLRAAAAEAIRALPRIAPFRIDGPIALEMDLHGPAVVDLATLVPGVERAPGARTVTFTARDMAEAYRVMSLLVALGQVPV from the coding sequence ATGCGGATCTTGATCTCAGTCGATATGGAAGGCATCTCCGGGATCGTCCACCAGGCGGAGCTGCTGCCCGGGCAGTACGACTACGAGCGTGGCCGGGCGCTGATGACCGCGGAGGTGAACGCGGTGATCGACGGGGTGTTCGACGCGGATCCGGAGGCGGACGTGCTGGTCGCGGACGCGCACGGGCCGTTCCGGAGCATTCTGCCGGAGGAGCTGGATCGGCGGGGGCGGCTGGTGCGGGGCCGGCCGCGGCCGCTCGGCATGATGGAAGGGCTGGACGACCGTACCGCCGCGGTGATGTTCGTGGGTTATCACGCTCGATCCGGGGACGGGCCCGCGGTGCTGGCGCACACGATGAGCGGTGCCGTGCTGGACGTGCGGCTGAACGGCCGGTCGGTCGGCGAGATCGGCATGAACGCGGCGCTGGCCGGGCAGCACGGTGCGCCGGTCGCGCTGATCGCCGGGGACGGGATGGCCTGCGCCGAGCTGCACGACCTGTCGCCGAGCTCGGTGACCGTGCCGGTGAAGGAGGCGATCGGTCAGCTCGCGGCCCTGACGCTGCACCCCGCGGTGGCCCGGGAGCGGCTGCGGGCCGCGGCAGCCGAGGCGATCCGCGCGCTGCCGCGGATCGCGCCGTTCCGGATCGACGGGCCGATCGCGCTGGAGATGGACCTGCATGGGCCAGCCGTCGTCGACCTGGCCACGCTGGTCCCGGGCGTGGAACGGGCGCCCGGCGCGCGCACGGTCACGTTCACCGCACGCGACATGGCGGAGGCGTACCGGGTGATGTCGTTGCTGGTCGCGCTGGGACAGGTGCCGGTCTGA